Proteins encoded within one genomic window of Verrucomicrobiales bacterium:
- a CDS encoding redoxin domain-containing protein — protein MKTLTLLTLLVVGSMYARGETAPTAPASGVAAVAPSEVMNFALIDHQGRLHELRRAGGKAVVLFFTANGCPVVRQNVRKFKALSERFSTDGVKFLLINSSPGDTREEISKEARELGVWHLPVLKDDTQGVARHLRVRRTAEIVAISTKDWVPFYRGALDDQMVEGAQKPAAEVHYLEQALTSFLANSPVAIAKTVARGCLIHFDGGEGPDDAPVSYSKAVAPILLAKCVECHSAGNVGSWAMSGHRKIKSMSSMIEETLITRRMPPWDADPHVGRFRNDQSLTVAEAQTLLRWIHQGSPRGEGPDPLEGRQVAGQPEWPLGQPDIILKLPKPETIPASGVLDYRHIEVPAGNAKEAWLGAIWVKPGNLKVVHHVIGRLKEGGKRDAVGQTEMLVGWAPGTTQGWFPTNTGKYIPAQARFDVEMHYTPNGTEQTDQTEIGLYLLPEKPASRFEAVPLVDFTFEIPPGDPDSKTQALYCFKKGATLYSVTPHMHLRGKWMKFEALLPNGKRELLCSVPRYDFNWQRTYELEKPRKIAPGTWVMISGGYDNSPHNPANPDPKKAVHWGDQSFDEMFLGWYNVAWDPEAPKQTAALK, from the coding sequence ATGAAGACTCTAACGTTGCTGACCTTGCTCGTCGTTGGAAGCATGTACGCTCGCGGCGAAACCGCTCCCACAGCTCCGGCATCAGGCGTGGCCGCCGTCGCTCCGTCCGAGGTAATGAACTTCGCACTGATCGACCATCAAGGGCGTCTTCATGAACTCCGCCGCGCGGGTGGAAAGGCAGTAGTGCTCTTTTTTACCGCCAACGGTTGTCCAGTCGTTCGTCAGAACGTCAGAAAGTTCAAGGCCCTCAGCGAACGGTTCTCAACCGACGGGGTGAAATTCTTGCTGATCAACTCCAGTCCGGGCGACACGCGGGAAGAGATCTCGAAGGAGGCCCGAGAGCTGGGCGTTTGGCACCTGCCGGTACTCAAGGATGATACTCAAGGCGTGGCTCGTCATCTCCGTGTACGGCGCACCGCCGAAATCGTGGCGATCAGCACCAAGGACTGGGTTCCCTTCTATCGTGGAGCTCTGGACGATCAAATGGTCGAAGGCGCGCAGAAGCCTGCCGCGGAGGTGCACTATCTCGAACAGGCTTTGACCAGCTTCCTCGCGAACAGCCCGGTCGCCATCGCGAAAACCGTGGCCCGAGGTTGCCTCATCCATTTCGACGGAGGCGAAGGCCCAGATGATGCGCCGGTCAGCTACAGCAAAGCCGTCGCTCCGATTCTGTTGGCCAAGTGTGTGGAGTGCCACAGCGCGGGTAACGTGGGTTCCTGGGCGATGAGCGGACACCGCAAGATCAAGAGCATGTCTTCCATGATCGAGGAAACCCTGATCACCCGCCGAATGCCACCCTGGGACGCCGATCCGCACGTCGGCCGTTTTCGGAATGACCAATCCCTCACCGTAGCCGAGGCACAAACCCTGTTGCGGTGGATCCACCAGGGATCCCCCCGCGGCGAAGGGCCTGATCCGTTGGAGGGTCGGCAGGTGGCTGGCCAACCCGAGTGGCCCCTGGGCCAACCGGACATCATCTTGAAGTTACCCAAACCGGAAACGATCCCGGCTAGCGGGGTGCTCGACTATCGCCACATCGAAGTTCCCGCCGGCAACGCTAAAGAAGCCTGGCTGGGAGCTATCTGGGTCAAGCCTGGGAATCTCAAGGTGGTGCACCACGTTATCGGCCGACTGAAGGAAGGCGGCAAACGGGATGCAGTCGGACAAACAGAGATGCTGGTCGGATGGGCCCCCGGTACGACCCAAGGATGGTTCCCCACCAACACTGGCAAATACATACCAGCCCAGGCACGTTTCGATGTCGAAATGCACTACACGCCCAATGGCACTGAGCAAACCGATCAAACCGAGATCGGCCTGTACCTGCTGCCGGAGAAACCGGCCTCACGATTCGAAGCGGTGCCGCTGGTCGACTTTACCTTCGAAATCCCACCGGGAGACCCGGATTCCAAAACCCAGGCCCTGTACTGTTTCAAGAAGGGAGCCACGCTCTACAGCGTGACGCCGCACATGCATCTGAGAGGCAAGTGGATGAAGTTCGAAGCCCTGCTCCCCAATGGAAAACGGGAACTGCTGTGCTCCGTGCCGCGCTACGACTTCAACTGGCAGCGGACCTATGAGCTGGAGAAGCCTCGAAAAATTGCGCCCGGCACCTGGGTGATGATTAGTGGAGGCTACGACAACTCCCCACATAATCCGGCCAACCCTGATCCCAAGAAGGCCGTGCACTGGGGTGACCAATCCTTCGACGAGATGTTCCTCGGATGGTACAACGTCGCGTGGGATCCCGAGGCCCCCAAACAGACCGCAGCGCTGAAGTGA
- the selB gene encoding selenocysteine-specific translation elongation factor — MTQPRHFTIATAGHVDHGKSSLVKALTGVDPDRLPEEKARQITIDLGFARLELPLPSTSPGPEDRLSLGIVDVPGHEDFAANMVAGVGGIDLALLIISAEDGWMPQTEEHLQILSYLGITEAIVVLTKCDLVSDLSSVQQSIATSLSGSAFGHAQQIPTSVVTGQGLAELKAELIRLLAARPPAFDQEKPRLPVDRVFTLPGIGTVVTGTLIGGRLREGQEVVVQPAGVRTKIRSLQSHGLPTSVTAPGQRTAANLPIPRATREDVTTVGAEGIRRGDVVTIEPLGQPSRVLEVKLQRSHRLNRANARGADPLKQRARVWVHHGSTQVAARLDLLPTDRLEAGAHTVARLHLESPLFCLMGDRFILRDWAQRATLAGGLVLVPAPGRSRRKRADQAHFLERLSETPTSVEKVLRTYLDRDLALPRQGLLAQSQFTEPAIAAAIAALTNPTAPMAVERGGWVILKSWWDTLHQRSVAWIEQQMKLHPELPGAATLLLRQHLGQDLGPEALWPLFLTDLCRTDLRQEGSFIKRQSVRPTLPPELRPTDLRIRNSLKQRPLDPPFRKELAPDATSQKVLRFLIQTGEVTELNSDLVLLTEVYRRAAQAVRHHLVQKGQATVAELRDLLGTTRRTALPLLEKLDRERVTVRREDVRIVGPKTV; from the coding sequence ATGACCCAACCCCGCCATTTTACGATCGCTACGGCGGGCCACGTCGATCATGGCAAAAGTTCCCTCGTCAAAGCCTTGACGGGCGTCGACCCCGATCGGCTTCCCGAGGAGAAAGCCCGCCAAATCACCATCGACTTGGGCTTTGCTCGGCTCGAACTGCCCCTGCCCTCGACTTCGCCAGGACCCGAAGACCGGTTGTCTCTGGGTATCGTTGATGTGCCCGGTCACGAGGACTTCGCCGCCAACATGGTTGCAGGGGTCGGGGGCATCGATCTCGCTTTGCTCATCATCTCGGCAGAGGACGGCTGGATGCCCCAAACCGAAGAGCATCTCCAGATCCTCTCCTATCTCGGCATCACCGAGGCAATCGTCGTGCTGACCAAATGCGACCTCGTATCGGATCTCAGCTCAGTCCAACAGAGCATTGCAACCTCCCTCAGCGGTTCAGCGTTCGGCCATGCCCAACAGATCCCAACCTCAGTGGTCACCGGGCAGGGACTAGCGGAGCTCAAGGCCGAACTGATCCGACTGCTGGCTGCACGTCCGCCTGCTTTCGATCAGGAGAAGCCGCGGTTGCCGGTCGACCGTGTGTTTACGCTACCGGGCATCGGCACGGTGGTCACCGGGACACTGATTGGCGGCCGTCTGCGGGAAGGCCAGGAGGTCGTCGTCCAGCCTGCGGGGGTAAGGACTAAGATCCGATCTCTCCAAAGCCATGGGCTTCCCACTTCAGTCACCGCTCCAGGCCAACGGACCGCCGCCAATCTCCCGATACCTCGGGCGACTCGAGAAGATGTCACCACCGTCGGAGCCGAGGGAATCCGTCGCGGCGACGTCGTCACCATTGAACCCCTCGGCCAGCCGAGTCGAGTTCTCGAGGTGAAGCTCCAACGGTCCCATCGACTGAACCGAGCCAATGCCCGTGGGGCGGACCCCTTGAAACAACGAGCCCGGGTCTGGGTACATCACGGCTCCACGCAGGTGGCGGCGCGCCTCGACCTACTGCCCACCGACCGTTTGGAAGCCGGAGCGCATACGGTAGCCAGGCTTCACCTGGAGTCGCCCTTGTTCTGCCTGATGGGCGACCGATTCATCCTTCGGGACTGGGCGCAACGCGCCACGCTGGCGGGTGGTTTAGTCTTGGTTCCAGCCCCCGGTCGCTCTCGCCGCAAACGAGCGGACCAGGCGCACTTTTTGGAGCGATTGTCCGAAACACCAACCTCGGTCGAAAAGGTATTGAGAACTTATTTGGATCGGGACTTGGCCCTGCCCCGGCAAGGTTTGCTGGCCCAGAGTCAATTTACCGAGCCAGCAATCGCGGCGGCGATCGCGGCTCTCACCAACCCCACAGCCCCCATGGCCGTGGAGCGAGGGGGCTGGGTGATCTTGAAGTCCTGGTGGGACACACTCCACCAGCGCTCCGTGGCCTGGATCGAGCAACAGATGAAGCTGCATCCTGAACTACCCGGAGCCGCAACCCTGCTCTTACGCCAACACCTGGGCCAGGACTTGGGGCCGGAAGCCCTATGGCCTCTGTTTCTGACCGATCTCTGTCGAACCGACCTCCGCCAGGAGGGAAGCTTTATCAAGCGCCAATCCGTCCGTCCCACCCTCCCACCAGAGCTGCGTCCGACCGACCTGCGAATTCGTAACAGCCTCAAGCAAAGACCGTTGGATCCGCCCTTTCGAAAGGAGCTGGCTCCGGATGCGACCTCTCAAAAAGTGCTCCGGTTCCTGATTCAGACGGGGGAAGTCACCGAACTGAACTCCGACCTGGTATTGCTGACCGAGGTCTACCGACGCGCGGCGCAGGCTGTTCGGCATCACTTGGTTCAGAAGGGACAGGCCACGGTCGCCGAACTCCGGGACCTGCTGGGAACGACTCGTCGAACCGCCCTGCCGCTGCTTGAGAAACTGGATCGCGAGCGCGTCACTGTCCGTCGGGAAGACGTCCGCATTGTCGGCCCAAAAACAGTCTAA